The proteins below are encoded in one region of Amycolatopsis acidiphila:
- the tkt gene encoding transketolase: MSETASISENNPLLRRNVPADWTDLDTRAVDTIRVLAADAVENCGSGHPGTAMSLAPLAYTLFQREMRHDPADPEWPARDRFVLSAGHSSLTLYIQLYLAGYGLELEDLKQLRKWNSKTPGHPEYQHTPGVEVTTGPLGQGLANAVGMAMAARRERGLLDPEPAPGESIFDHHIYVIASDGDIEEGVTSEASSLAGRQELGNLVVFYDDNKISIEDDTNIALSEDTAKRYEAYGWHVQVVEGGEDVVAIQDAIKAAKADPRPSFILLRTIIGYPAPTKMNTGKAHGAALGAEEVAAVKRILGFDPEKSFQVEDEVLASTRKALDRGKQWRAEWQEKFDAWAAKNPERKALADRMSTRTLPDGWAEKLPTWEPDAKGIATRKASGEVLSALADVLPELWGGSADLAESNNTTMKGADSFGPEKASTKMWNANPYGRTLHFGVREHAMGAILNGIALHGGTRPYGATFFTFSDYMRPPVRLAALMHAPVIYVWTHDSIGLGEDGPTHQPIEHLAALRAIPGLNMVRPADANETSGAWKAALEDKRHPSGLALTRQNVPVLEGTSIDAVAKGAYVLADASESAAGEPDVILIGTGSEVQLAVEARKVLEADGVRTRVVSMPCFEWFEAQDEAYRESVLPAGVKARVAVEAGIAQPWYRYVGDAGEIVSIEHYGASADYQTLFREFGFTADAVVDAARSSLAKTKKS; encoded by the coding sequence GTGTCCGAAACCGCCTCTATCAGCGAGAACAACCCTCTGCTCCGGCGGAACGTGCCCGCCGACTGGACGGACCTCGACACCCGCGCCGTGGACACCATCCGCGTGCTCGCCGCGGACGCCGTCGAGAACTGTGGCAGTGGCCACCCCGGCACGGCGATGAGCCTGGCGCCGCTGGCCTACACCCTCTTCCAGCGCGAGATGCGGCACGACCCCGCCGACCCCGAGTGGCCCGCGCGTGACCGGTTCGTGCTCTCCGCCGGGCACTCCAGCCTCACCCTCTACATCCAGCTCTACCTCGCCGGCTACGGTCTCGAGCTCGAGGACCTCAAGCAGCTGCGGAAGTGGAACTCCAAGACCCCGGGGCACCCCGAGTACCAGCACACCCCCGGCGTCGAGGTGACGACCGGCCCGCTGGGCCAGGGCCTGGCGAACGCCGTGGGCATGGCGATGGCCGCCCGCCGCGAGCGCGGGCTGCTCGACCCCGAGCCCGCGCCGGGCGAGAGCATCTTCGACCACCACATCTACGTCATCGCCTCCGATGGCGACATCGAGGAGGGCGTCACCTCCGAGGCCTCCTCGCTCGCGGGCCGCCAGGAGCTGGGCAACCTCGTCGTCTTCTACGACGACAACAAGATCTCCATCGAGGACGACACGAACATCGCCCTGTCGGAGGACACCGCCAAGCGGTACGAGGCCTACGGCTGGCACGTCCAGGTCGTCGAGGGCGGCGAGGACGTCGTCGCCATCCAGGACGCGATCAAGGCCGCCAAGGCCGACCCGCGCCCGTCGTTCATCCTGCTGCGCACCATCATCGGCTATCCCGCGCCGACGAAGATGAACACCGGCAAGGCGCACGGCGCCGCGCTGGGCGCCGAAGAGGTCGCCGCGGTCAAGAGGATCCTCGGCTTCGACCCGGAGAAGAGCTTCCAGGTCGAGGACGAGGTGCTCGCGAGCACCCGCAAGGCGCTCGACCGCGGCAAGCAGTGGCGCGCCGAATGGCAGGAGAAGTTCGACGCCTGGGCGGCGAAGAACCCCGAGCGCAAGGCGCTGGCCGACCGGATGTCCACCCGGACCCTGCCCGATGGCTGGGCCGAGAAGCTGCCGACCTGGGAGCCCGACGCCAAGGGCATCGCGACCCGCAAGGCCTCCGGTGAGGTCCTCTCCGCGCTCGCCGACGTGCTGCCGGAGCTGTGGGGCGGTTCGGCCGACCTGGCCGAGAGCAACAACACCACGATGAAGGGCGCCGACTCGTTCGGCCCGGAGAAGGCCTCCACGAAGATGTGGAACGCCAACCCCTACGGCCGCACGCTGCACTTCGGTGTCCGCGAGCACGCGATGGGCGCGATCCTCAACGGCATCGCACTGCACGGCGGCACGCGGCCCTACGGCGCCACCTTCTTCACCTTCTCCGACTACATGCGCCCGCCCGTGCGGCTGGCCGCGCTGATGCACGCGCCGGTCATCTACGTGTGGACGCACGACTCCATCGGACTCGGCGAGGACGGCCCGACGCACCAGCCGATCGAGCACCTCGCCGCGCTGCGCGCGATCCCGGGCCTGAACATGGTCCGCCCGGCCGACGCCAACGAGACCTCGGGCGCCTGGAAGGCGGCGCTGGAGGACAAGCGCCACCCGTCCGGGCTGGCGCTGACCCGGCAGAACGTGCCGGTGCTCGAGGGCACGTCGATCGACGCCGTCGCCAAGGGCGCCTACGTCCTGGCCGACGCCTCCGAAAGCGCAGCGGGCGAGCCCGACGTGATCCTGATCGGCACCGGGTCCGAGGTCCAGCTGGCCGTCGAGGCCCGCAAGGTCCTCGAAGCCGACGGAGTTCGAACCCGAGTGGTCTCCATGCCGTGTTTCGAGTGGTTCGAGGCACAGGACGAGGCCTACCGGGAGTCGGTGCTCCCGGCCGGGGTCAAGGCCCGGGTGGCGGTCGAGGCCGGCATCGCGCAGCCCTGGTACCGCTACGTCGGTGACGCCGGTGAAATCGTGTCGATCGAGCACTACGGTGCCTCGGCCGACTACCAGACCCTGTTCCGCGAGTTCGGGTTCACCGCCGACGCCGTGGTCGACGCCGCGCGCAGCTCGCTCGCCAAGACCAAGAAATCCTGA
- the tal gene encoding transaldolase: MSDRLAQLSEAGVSIWLDDLSRERLNSGNLAGLIRDKHVVGVTTNPTIFANALSDGEAYDEQVRELADRGADLSATVRELTTTDVRNAADLFRDVYRATNGVDGRVSIEVDPRLAKDAEKTAAEAQDLWKTVDRPNIFIKIPATEEGLPAITRTLAEGLSVNVTLIFSVERYRKVIDAFFAGLEQAKANGHDLRGLESVASFFVSRVDTEVDKRLDAIGTDEAKALRGEAAIANARLAYAAYEELFASERWQALAGAGANPQRPLWASTGVKDPSYSDTRYVDQLVVPNSVNTMPEKTLLAVADHGEIDGDKVTGTAGQAQAVFDQLSAVGIDIPDVFRTLEDEGVEKFEKSWQELLDTVEGQLGKAKS, translated from the coding sequence ATGAGCGACCGACTTGCCCAGCTGTCCGAAGCCGGTGTCTCGATCTGGCTCGACGACCTGTCGCGTGAGCGGCTCAACTCCGGCAACCTCGCCGGCCTGATCCGCGACAAGCACGTCGTCGGGGTCACCACCAACCCGACGATCTTCGCCAACGCGCTGTCGGACGGTGAGGCCTACGACGAGCAGGTCCGGGAGCTCGCGGACCGCGGCGCCGACCTCTCGGCCACCGTGCGCGAGCTGACCACGACCGACGTGCGCAACGCCGCGGACCTGTTCCGCGACGTCTACCGCGCCACCAACGGGGTCGACGGCCGGGTCTCCATCGAGGTCGACCCCCGCCTGGCCAAGGACGCGGAGAAGACCGCGGCCGAGGCGCAGGACCTGTGGAAGACCGTGGACCGGCCGAACATCTTCATCAAGATCCCGGCCACCGAGGAGGGTCTGCCCGCCATCACGCGCACCCTCGCGGAGGGCCTCAGCGTCAACGTCACGCTGATCTTCTCGGTCGAGCGCTACCGCAAGGTGATCGACGCCTTCTTCGCCGGCCTGGAGCAGGCCAAGGCCAACGGCCACGACCTGCGCGGCCTCGAGTCCGTGGCGTCGTTCTTCGTGTCCCGGGTGGACACCGAGGTCGACAAGCGCCTGGACGCGATCGGCACCGACGAGGCCAAGGCGCTGCGCGGCGAGGCCGCCATCGCCAACGCCCGGCTCGCCTACGCCGCGTACGAGGAGCTGTTCGCCTCCGAGCGCTGGCAGGCGCTCGCCGGCGCCGGGGCCAACCCGCAGCGCCCGCTGTGGGCCTCCACCGGCGTGAAGGACCCGTCGTACTCCGACACCCGCTACGTCGACCAGCTGGTGGTCCCCAACTCGGTGAACACCATGCCGGAGAAGACACTGCTCGCAGTCGCCGACCACGGCGAGATCGACGGTGACAAGGTCACCGGCACCGCCGGCCAGGCGCAGGCGGTGTTCGACCAGCTCTCGGCTGTGGGCATCGACATCCCGGACGTGTTCCGCACGCTCGAGGACGAGGGCGTCGAGAAGTTCGAGAAGTCCTGGCAGGAGCTGCTCGACACCGTCGAGGGGCAGCTCGGAAAGGCGAAGAGCTGA
- a CDS encoding glucose-6-phosphate isomerase, producing the protein MVGDETTVTIVDGGLAAKAAPLIDKLVADQVASKLAAQDPTLWGPDAESEASIRLSWTTLHKTSRPLIGEIEALREELRGEGVDRVVLAGMGGSSLAPEVITGTEGTPLTVLDTTDPGQVADALAGDLQRTVIVVSSKSGGTVETDSHRRIFAKAFTEAGIDAARRIVVVTDPGSPLAELAEHDGYRKVFLADPHVGGRYSALTAFGLVPAGLAGADVARLLDQAAAAAQVLGNDDAANPALRLGAAWAAAHADGAEKVVLADTGSGITGFADWAEQLIAESTGKQGTGLLPVAVEGPTAPGFADAGPDATPLAIGPEVGAAKIATGGPLGAQFLLWEFATAIAGRLLEINPFDQPDVEAAKKAARSLLDNPAALEGGESPSTVDGVVEVFAPEGVSTDGELADVLRAFLATAPEHGYLAVQAYLDRLDDASAALLRPELARRSGLQTTFGWGPRFLHSTGQYHKGGHQNGIFLQVTGTPETDLEVPDRPYTLGKLQHAQALGDGQVLAEHGRPVLRLHLSDRAAGLAQLFRAVQEVGE; encoded by the coding sequence ATGGTGGGGGACGAAACCACGGTCACGATCGTCGACGGCGGGCTCGCGGCGAAGGCCGCGCCGCTGATCGACAAGTTGGTCGCCGACCAGGTCGCCTCGAAGCTCGCCGCGCAGGATCCCACGCTGTGGGGCCCGGACGCCGAGTCCGAGGCCTCGATCCGGCTGTCCTGGACGACGCTGCACAAGACCTCGCGCCCGCTGATCGGCGAGATCGAGGCGCTGCGCGAGGAGCTGCGCGGCGAGGGCGTCGACCGCGTCGTGCTCGCGGGCATGGGCGGCTCGTCGCTGGCGCCCGAGGTGATCACCGGGACCGAGGGCACACCGCTGACGGTCCTGGACACCACCGACCCCGGCCAGGTCGCCGACGCGCTCGCCGGCGACCTGCAGCGCACGGTCATCGTGGTGTCCTCGAAGTCCGGCGGCACCGTCGAGACCGACAGCCACCGCCGCATCTTCGCCAAGGCCTTCACCGAGGCCGGCATCGACGCGGCGCGGCGCATCGTCGTGGTCACCGACCCCGGCTCGCCGCTGGCGGAACTGGCCGAGCACGACGGCTACCGCAAGGTGTTCCTCGCCGACCCGCACGTGGGCGGCCGCTACTCGGCCCTGACCGCGTTCGGGCTCGTCCCGGCCGGGCTCGCCGGCGCCGACGTGGCGCGACTGCTCGACCAGGCCGCCGCGGCGGCCCAGGTGCTGGGCAACGACGACGCCGCGAACCCGGCGCTGCGCCTCGGCGCGGCCTGGGCCGCGGCGCACGCCGACGGCGCGGAGAAGGTCGTGCTGGCCGACACCGGCTCGGGCATCACCGGCTTCGCCGACTGGGCCGAGCAGCTGATCGCCGAGTCCACCGGCAAGCAGGGCACCGGCCTGCTGCCGGTCGCGGTCGAGGGCCCCACGGCGCCCGGCTTCGCCGACGCCGGCCCGGACGCGACCCCGCTCGCGATCGGCCCCGAGGTCGGTGCCGCGAAGATCGCCACCGGCGGCCCGCTCGGCGCGCAGTTCCTGCTGTGGGAGTTCGCGACCGCGATCGCCGGGCGGCTGCTGGAGATCAACCCGTTCGACCAACCCGACGTCGAGGCCGCGAAGAAGGCCGCACGCTCCCTTTTGGACAACCCCGCCGCGCTCGAGGGCGGCGAGAGCCCGTCCACTGTGGACGGCGTGGTCGAGGTCTTCGCGCCGGAGGGCGTGTCCACCGACGGCGAGCTGGCCGACGTGCTGCGCGCGTTCCTCGCGACCGCGCCGGAACACGGCTACCTCGCGGTGCAGGCCTACCTGGACCGGCTCGACGACGCGTCGGCGGCGCTGTTGCGCCCAGAGCTCGCCCGCCGCAGCGGCCTGCAGACCACCTTCGGCTGGGGCCCGCGGTTCCTGCACTCGACAGGGCAGTACCACAAGGGGGGTCACCAGAACGGCATCTTCCTGCAGGTCACCGGCACGCCGGAGACCGACCTGGAGGTGCCGGACCGGCCCTACACCCTCGGCAAGCTGCAGCACGCCCAGGCACTGGGCGACGGGCAGGTGCTCGCCGAGCACGGCAGGCCGGTGCTGCGGCTGCACCTGAGCGACCGGGCCGCCGGCCTGGCTCAGCTCTTCCGTGCTGTACAGGAGGTCGGCGAGTGA
- the zwf gene encoding glucose-6-phosphate dehydrogenase, translating into MKEQWTNPLRDPRDKRLPRIAGPSSMVIFGVTGDLSRKKLMPAIYDLANRGLLPAGFSLVGFARRDWENEDFGQLVHDAVAEHARTPFRESVWHRLAEGIRFVQGSFDDDDAFDRLAQTVRDLDAERGTGGNTAFYLSIPPSAFPVVTKQLARSGLAQSDDQSWRRVVIEKPFGHDLASAKELNGIVNDVFPEESVFRIDHYLGKETVQNILALRFANQLFEPIWNSNYVDHVQITMAEDIGLGGRAGYYDGIGAARDVIQNHLLQLLAFTAMEEPLSFEPRALRAEKIKVLSATKPVEPLDQTTARGQYTGGWQGGKKVPGLLQEAGFAKDSTTETYAAVTLDVQTRRWAGVPFYLRTGKRLGRRVTEIAVVFKRAPHLPFDSTSTEELGQNALVIRVQPDEGITLRFGSKVPGTTMEVRDVTMDFGYGHAFTESSPEAYERLILDVLLGEPSLFPVNEEVELSWKILDPILEHWAKQGAPEPYPPGSWGPASADEVLARSGRNWRRP; encoded by the coding sequence GTGAAGGAGCAGTGGACCAACCCACTGCGGGATCCCCGCGACAAGCGGTTGCCGCGCATCGCAGGGCCGTCCAGCATGGTGATCTTCGGGGTCACCGGCGACCTGTCGCGCAAGAAGCTGATGCCCGCGATCTACGACCTGGCCAACCGCGGCCTGCTGCCGGCGGGCTTCTCGCTCGTCGGGTTCGCCCGGCGCGACTGGGAGAACGAGGACTTCGGCCAGCTGGTGCACGACGCCGTCGCCGAGCACGCGCGCACGCCGTTCCGGGAGTCGGTGTGGCACCGGCTCGCCGAGGGCATCCGGTTCGTGCAGGGCAGCTTCGACGACGACGACGCGTTCGACCGGCTGGCCCAGACCGTCCGTGATCTCGATGCCGAGCGCGGCACCGGCGGGAACACGGCGTTCTACCTGTCGATCCCGCCGAGCGCGTTCCCGGTCGTGACCAAGCAGCTGGCCCGCTCCGGGCTGGCGCAGTCGGACGACCAGTCCTGGCGCCGCGTGGTCATCGAGAAGCCGTTCGGGCACGACCTGGCCAGCGCCAAGGAGCTCAACGGCATCGTCAACGACGTCTTCCCCGAGGAGTCGGTGTTCCGCATCGACCACTACCTCGGCAAGGAGACGGTGCAGAACATCCTGGCGCTGCGCTTCGCCAACCAGCTGTTCGAGCCGATCTGGAACTCGAACTACGTCGACCACGTGCAGATCACCATGGCCGAGGACATCGGTCTCGGTGGCCGCGCGGGCTACTACGACGGCATCGGCGCGGCGCGGGACGTGATCCAGAACCACCTGCTGCAGCTGCTCGCCTTCACCGCGATGGAGGAGCCGCTGTCGTTCGAGCCGCGGGCGCTGCGCGCGGAGAAGATCAAGGTGCTGTCGGCGACCAAGCCGGTCGAGCCGCTGGACCAGACCACCGCGCGGGGCCAGTACACGGGCGGCTGGCAGGGCGGCAAGAAGGTGCCGGGCCTGCTGCAGGAGGCCGGGTTCGCCAAGGACTCGACCACCGAAACCTACGCCGCCGTGACGCTCGACGTGCAGACCCGCCGGTGGGCCGGGGTGCCGTTCTACCTGCGCACCGGCAAACGCCTGGGCCGCCGGGTCACGGAGATCGCGGTCGTGTTCAAGCGCGCCCCGCACCTGCCGTTCGACTCCACCTCCACCGAGGAATTGGGCCAGAACGCGCTGGTGATCCGGGTGCAGCCGGACGAGGGGATCACTCTGCGGTTCGGTTCGAAGGTGCCGGGAACGACCATGGAGGTCCGCGACGTCACGATGGACTTCGGGTACGGGCACGCGTTCACCGAGTCCTCCCCCGAGGCGTACGAGCGGCTGATCCTGGACGTGCTGCTGGGCGAACCGTCGCTGTTCCCGGTGAACGAGGAGGTCGAGCTGTCCTGGAAGATCCTCGACCCGATCCTCGAGCACTGGGCCAAGCAGGGCGCGCCCGAGCCGTACCCGCCGGGCAGCTGGGGGCCGGCCTCGGCGGACGAAGTGCTCGCGCGTTCGGGCCGGAACTGGAGGCGTCCGTGA
- the opcA gene encoding glucose-6-phosphate dehydrogenase assembly protein OpcA — translation MIIDLPSTTTSQVNRKMVELRERGGAVALGRVLTLVIVDDDGEHLEEHIDAANEASREHPCRVIVVARGSRTAAARIDGQIRVGGDAGASEVVVLRLYGPLAAQGQSAVVPLLLPDAPIVTWWPSAGPKDPAEDPIGLLAQRRITDSAAERNPIRALMTRRKAYTPGDTDLAWTRLTNWRAQLVAALDLPPYEAITAATVTGEADSPSTELLAGWLAEYLKIPVKRVKVPNAQGMVSVSLERRSGVVELHRPDGKVGTLTQPGQPTRRIALHRRSTKDCLIEELRRLDPDEIYEASLHGLEKLTSGAAKAAAKTGAKATSGKKTAKASTS, via the coding sequence GTGATCATCGACCTGCCATCGACGACCACTTCCCAGGTCAACCGCAAGATGGTCGAGCTGCGTGAGCGCGGCGGGGCCGTGGCGCTGGGCCGGGTGCTGACGCTGGTCATCGTCGACGACGACGGCGAGCACCTCGAGGAGCACATCGACGCGGCGAACGAGGCCAGCCGGGAGCACCCGTGCCGGGTCATCGTCGTCGCGCGGGGGTCCCGCACGGCGGCCGCTCGGATCGACGGCCAGATCCGGGTCGGCGGCGACGCCGGCGCGAGCGAGGTCGTCGTGCTGCGGCTCTACGGTCCGCTCGCGGCCCAGGGCCAGAGCGCGGTCGTGCCGCTGCTGCTGCCGGACGCGCCGATCGTGACCTGGTGGCCCAGCGCGGGCCCGAAGGACCCGGCGGAGGACCCGATCGGCCTGCTCGCGCAGCGCCGGATCACCGACTCCGCCGCCGAGCGCAACCCGATCCGCGCGCTGATGACCCGGCGCAAGGCCTACACCCCGGGTGACACGGACCTGGCCTGGACGCGGCTGACGAACTGGCGTGCCCAGCTGGTCGCGGCGCTCGACCTGCCGCCGTACGAGGCGATCACCGCGGCGACGGTCACCGGCGAGGCGGACTCGCCGTCCACCGAGCTGCTCGCCGGGTGGCTCGCGGAGTACCTGAAGATCCCGGTCAAGCGGGTCAAGGTGCCGAACGCGCAGGGCATGGTGTCGGTGTCGCTCGAGCGGCGCTCCGGCGTCGTCGAGCTGCACCGCCCGGACGGCAAGGTCGGCACGCTGACCCAGCCGGGCCAGCCGACGCGGCGGATCGCGCTGCACCGGCGCAGCACCAAGGACTGCCTGATCGAGGAGCTGCGGCGGCTCGACCCGGACGAGATCTACGAGGCCTCCCTGCACGGACTCGAGAAGCTCACCTCGGGCGCGGCGAAGGCCGCGGCCAAGACCGGCGCCAAGGCCACGAGCGGCAAGAAGACGGCCAAGGCGAGCACGTCGTGA
- the pgl gene encoding 6-phosphogluconolactonase: MSKTEVVVYANPDLLAAAVAARLVTRLVDLQAAKGSASLVLTGGSTGIAVLDQLRRSPARDAVDWSRLDLYWGDERFVPADDDERNEKQAREALLDHVPVDPKRVHAMAASDGEFGDDVDAAAEAYARVLADNAQPEDHGDVPSFDITLLGLGGEGHTASVFPESPAVYETERSVVAVRNCPKPPPTRISLTLPAIRRSQDVWLLTTGEAKADAVALALSGAGEVQLPVAGARGRRRTLWLIDKAAAAKLSNVYKPPTA, translated from the coding sequence GTGAGCAAGACCGAGGTGGTCGTCTACGCCAATCCCGACCTGCTGGCTGCGGCGGTGGCCGCCCGCCTGGTGACCAGGCTGGTGGATCTGCAGGCGGCCAAGGGGTCGGCGTCCCTCGTGCTCACCGGTGGCAGCACCGGCATCGCGGTGCTCGACCAGCTGCGCCGCTCCCCCGCACGGGACGCGGTGGACTGGTCGCGGCTGGACCTGTACTGGGGCGACGAGCGGTTCGTGCCCGCGGACGACGACGAGCGCAACGAGAAGCAGGCCCGCGAGGCACTGCTCGACCACGTGCCCGTCGACCCGAAGCGGGTGCACGCCATGGCGGCCTCGGACGGCGAGTTCGGCGACGACGTCGACGCCGCGGCCGAGGCCTACGCCCGGGTGCTGGCGGACAACGCGCAGCCCGAGGACCACGGCGACGTGCCGAGCTTCGACATCACGCTGCTCGGCCTTGGCGGCGAGGGGCACACCGCGTCGGTGTTCCCGGAGTCGCCCGCGGTCTACGAGACCGAGCGGTCGGTGGTGGCGGTGCGCAACTGCCCGAAGCCGCCGCCGACCCGGATCTCGCTGACGCTGCCGGCGATCCGCCGGTCGCAGGACGTGTGGCTGCTGACCACCGGCGAGGCGAAGGCCGACGCGGTGGCGCTGGCGCTCTCGGGCGCCGGCGAGGTCCAGCTCCCGGTCGCCGGGGCGCGGGGCCGGCGGCGCACGCTCTGGCTGATCGACAAGGCCGCGGCGGCGAAGCTGTCCAACGTGTACAAGCCGCCCACGGCCTGA
- a CDS encoding sensor histidine kinase, whose translation MSTEGLSIGISVGGAKIADRARRRHGARWEVLTRRETLAPLAVDAAAILLAALDVWLVIPDKAPPYSIYLSALAILALAARRWLPFVVVLGTVPGFLTGWSQLAAMIALGMLATRKQTHWQVWVGAALVWMCRFIQWPLPDFASLSWREHVLDGIYGVLVAGMPIAIGLLIGARAQLAQKLVELAASRDREQQLRDDAVRAEERARLAREMHDVVSHDITLIAMQAGVLAASGESGNARQTAQVIRQLSTRTLEELRSLVGVLRSGAADDGPQPGIGELDQLVRGCEVPVQLTVDSVPEQLPAKVSAAAYRTVQECLTNVCKHAPGAAATVLILGDGDALNIEVRNDGPSRPATPLPSGGHGLTGLAERARLLGGSFETAATDDGGFQVRATYPVKS comes from the coding sequence ATGAGCACTGAGGGACTCTCCATCGGCATTTCGGTCGGTGGTGCCAAGATCGCCGACCGGGCACGCAGACGCCACGGCGCACGCTGGGAAGTGCTGACCAGACGTGAGACGCTGGCGCCGCTCGCCGTCGACGCGGCCGCCATCCTGCTGGCGGCGCTCGACGTGTGGCTGGTCATCCCCGACAAGGCACCGCCCTACTCGATCTACCTCTCGGCGCTGGCGATCCTCGCGCTGGCGGCCCGCCGGTGGCTGCCCTTCGTCGTCGTGCTCGGTACCGTGCCGGGCTTTCTCACCGGCTGGTCGCAGCTCGCCGCGATGATCGCGCTCGGCATGCTCGCCACCCGCAAGCAGACGCACTGGCAGGTGTGGGTCGGCGCCGCGCTGGTGTGGATGTGCCGGTTCATCCAGTGGCCGCTGCCGGACTTCGCGTCGCTGAGCTGGCGCGAGCACGTGCTCGACGGCATCTACGGGGTGCTCGTCGCCGGGATGCCGATCGCGATCGGGCTGCTCATCGGCGCCCGCGCCCAACTGGCGCAGAAGCTCGTCGAGCTGGCCGCGAGCCGGGACCGCGAGCAGCAGCTGCGCGACGACGCGGTGCGCGCGGAGGAGCGGGCGCGGCTCGCCCGCGAGATGCACGACGTCGTCTCCCATGACATCACCCTGATCGCGATGCAGGCCGGGGTGCTGGCTGCCTCCGGGGAGTCGGGGAACGCCAGGCAGACCGCGCAGGTCATCCGGCAGCTCTCGACACGGACGCTCGAGGAGCTGCGGTCACTGGTCGGGGTGCTGCGATCCGGCGCCGCCGACGACGGCCCACAGCCGGGCATCGGCGAGCTGGACCAGCTCGTGCGCGGCTGCGAGGTCCCCGTGCAGCTGACCGTGGACAGCGTGCCCGAGCAACTGCCGGCGAAGGTGTCCGCGGCCGCCTACCGGACCGTGCAGGAGTGCCTGACGAACGTCTGCAAGCACGCCCCCGGCGCGGCCGCCACCGTGCTGATCCTGGGCGACGGCGACGCGCTGAACATCGAGGTGCGCAACGACGGGCCCAGCCGCCCGGCGACGCCGCTGCCCTCGGGCGGGCACGGCCTCACCGGCCTGGCGGAGCGCGCCCGGCTGCTCGGCGGCAGCTTCGAGACCGCGGCGACCGACGACGGCGGCTTCCAGGTGCGGGCGACCTATCCGGTCAAGTCCTGA
- a CDS encoding RNA polymerase-binding protein RbpA codes for MVGGNAIRGTRVGAGPSGESERGESAPRRRVSYWCANGHESRPSFSMDAEVPDEWDCPRCGLPGGQDAKNPPAAPRTEPYKTHLAYVKERRSDADGEAILAEALERLRQRRQI; via the coding sequence ATGGTTGGCGGTAACGCGATTCGAGGCACCAGGGTCGGTGCCGGTCCTTCCGGCGAGTCCGAGCGCGGCGAGTCCGCGCCGCGTCGCCGGGTTTCCTACTGGTGTGCCAACGGGCACGAGTCCCGTCCGTCGTTTTCGATGGACGCCGAGGTCCCGGACGAGTGGGACTGCCCGCGGTGCGGGTTGCCCGGTGGTCAGGACGCCAAGAACCCGCCGGCGGCACCACGGACCGAACCGTACAAGACCCACCTGGCGTACGTGAAGGAACGGCGCAGCGACGCCGATGGCGAGGCGATCCTCGCCGAGGCGCTCGAGCGGCTGCGCCAGCGTCGCCAGATCTAG
- the secG gene encoding preprotein translocase subunit SecG: MKLFLQILLIATSVLLVIAVLLHRGRGGGLSSLFGGGMQSSLAGSSVAEKNLDRITLLLGAIWLISIVGLGLLLKV; the protein is encoded by the coding sequence ATGAAGCTGTTCCTGCAAATCCTGTTGATCGCGACCAGCGTGCTGTTGGTGATCGCGGTACTGCTGCACCGTGGGCGTGGTGGCGGCTTGTCCTCGTTGTTCGGTGGTGGGATGCAGTCGAGTCTCGCGGGGTCGAGCGTGGCCGAGAAGAACCTCGACCGCATCACCCTGCTGCTCGGTGCGATCTGGTTGATCAGCATCGTGGGTCTCGGCCTGCTGCTGAAGGTCTGA
- the tpiA gene encoding triose-phosphate isomerase: MARKTFIAGNWKMNLNHLEAIALVQKIAFSLPEKYYAKVDVTVLPPFTDIRSIQTMVDGDKLLLTYGAQDLSPYDSGAYTGDVSGPMLAKLGCEYVVVGHSERRQYHHEDDELVNKKVRAAIKHGIKPILCVGEALDVREEGRHVPHSCSQLVAGLKGLKAEQVKEYVVVAYEPVWAIGTGRVATQNDAEEVCKALRATIADKYGADVAEEVRVLYGGSVKSGNIGELVACDNIDGALVGGASLQADEFTKLCALAAGGPLP, translated from the coding sequence ATGGCCCGCAAGACCTTCATCGCAGGCAACTGGAAGATGAACCTCAACCACCTCGAGGCCATCGCACTGGTGCAGAAGATCGCGTTCTCCCTGCCGGAGAAGTACTACGCGAAGGTGGACGTCACCGTCCTGCCGCCGTTCACCGACATCCGCAGCATCCAGACCATGGTGGACGGCGACAAGCTGCTGCTGACCTACGGCGCGCAGGACCTCTCGCCGTACGACTCGGGCGCCTACACCGGCGACGTGTCGGGCCCGATGCTGGCGAAGCTCGGCTGCGAGTACGTGGTGGTCGGGCACTCGGAGCGGCGCCAGTACCACCACGAGGACGACGAGCTGGTCAACAAGAAGGTCCGCGCGGCCATCAAGCACGGCATCAAGCCGATCCTGTGCGTCGGCGAGGCGCTGGACGTGCGCGAGGAGGGCCGCCACGTCCCCCACTCCTGTTCGCAGCTGGTGGCCGGGCTCAAGGGCCTCAAGGCCGAGCAGGTCAAGGAGTACGTCGTCGTCGCCTACGAACCGGTCTGGGCGATCGGCACCGGGCGGGTGGCCACCCAGAACGACGCCGAGGAAGTGTGCAAGGCGCTGCGTGCCACGATCGCGGACAAGTACGGCGCCGACGTCGCCGAGGAGGTCCGCGTGCTGTACGGCGGCTCGGTGAAGTCGGGCAACATCGGTGAGCTCGTGGCGTGCGACAACATCGACGGCGCGCTGGTCGGCGGCGCGAGCCTGCAGGCCGACGAGTTCACCAAGCTGTGCGCCCTGGCCGCCGGGGGTCCGCTGCCGTGA